From one Luteolibacter sp. SL250 genomic stretch:
- a CDS encoding alpha/beta hydrolase, with the protein MMKARLFPFAAALLMLPIFPAAMAGEVRIEKDISFLGEGRTEKMDGYLPAEDRFPGPDPVVIWIHGGGWVGGSKSAKRELNVCRTLAEHGYAAFSIDYHVADKEAGPEDAPWPRNIHDCKTALRFIRQEAARFGIDPARVAVSGGSAGAHLALCVGLTADDAELNKGGLYTDQRNDVVCIIDFYGPTEIDAKRAPRFAGKTAEETAENIRKGSPVAMVRKDSPPILLAHGTKDELCDISHSRALVAKMKELGARHEYVEVEGGPHSFDLQPKQQDLRPVVLAFLEKWMK; encoded by the coding sequence ATGATGAAAGCCCGCCTGTTCCCTTTCGCCGCCGCCTTGCTCATGCTGCCCATCTTTCCCGCGGCGATGGCCGGGGAGGTCCGCATCGAGAAGGACATCTCCTTTCTCGGCGAGGGGCGGACGGAGAAGATGGACGGCTACCTGCCGGCGGAGGACCGCTTTCCCGGGCCGGACCCGGTGGTGATCTGGATCCACGGTGGCGGATGGGTGGGCGGCAGCAAGTCCGCGAAGCGCGAGCTGAACGTCTGCCGCACGCTGGCGGAGCATGGCTACGCGGCGTTCTCCATCGACTACCACGTGGCGGACAAGGAAGCCGGACCGGAGGACGCGCCGTGGCCGCGCAACATCCATGACTGCAAGACGGCGCTGCGTTTCATCCGGCAGGAAGCCGCGCGGTTCGGCATCGACCCCGCGCGCGTCGCCGTGTCCGGTGGCTCGGCCGGGGCGCATCTCGCGCTGTGCGTGGGCCTGACGGCGGATGACGCGGAGCTGAACAAGGGCGGGCTGTACACGGACCAGCGGAACGACGTGGTCTGCATCATCGACTTCTACGGGCCGACGGAGATCGACGCGAAACGCGCGCCGCGCTTCGCCGGAAAGACCGCGGAGGAAACGGCGGAGAACATCCGCAAGGGCTCCCCGGTCGCCATGGTGAGGAAGGACTCCCCGCCCATCCTGCTCGCCCACGGCACGAAGGACGAGCTGTGCGACATCAGCCACTCGCGCGCGCTGGTGGCGAAGATGAAGGAACTGGGCGCGAGGCATGAATACGTCGAGGTGGAGGGCGGCCCGCATTCCTTCGACCTCCAGCCAAAGCAACAGGACCTGCGGCCGGTGGTGCTGGCTTTCCTGGAGAAGTGGATGAAGTAG
- a CDS encoding portal protein has product MTQATDTAGTKARVDEILSHGAALDARRAPWDALWDELAAVVHPRRGLTSSRSAAHTGGLPDRTRMAESFDGTAMRANRTLANGQAARITPMGARWFALRPPDELAEEPSAVAWYQKCGEVLARKLSASNFYNRAHEHYLDRGAFGTAALEVLPGKHNRGLHFRSYPIGTYSVAHDERDEVDTITRLLHLTPKQILQMFGEKDTPACVLKKLEDPAAALAPLEIRHTIRPRLKRDPRRSNARNKAYESTYILCAERHLLREEGFDEFPVAVSRWELWGDSPYGWAPSYLALPEATQANFIEQMKDTLLEISAFPRVLYPANIKGDIDFRALGLTCYDPSNGHEPREWLTNGRYDIAKDGAADKRRAIEEAFYVPLFSAISQLDRTATATEVRAIVTESRELFHPIFANLTREFQGPVLKRAFAILLRQGELPPPPPAVLGEDSLGTFIAEPSVEYTSIMALALEQTQIANFSECLGVLAPIIQTDPGALDFLNTDAIGPAFFRYKGLPEQFIRSAEEIAEIREGWAQAAEMQAAAQATGAVKNLGGAQGIQELAGLVG; this is encoded by the coding sequence ATGACACAAGCCACGGACACCGCCGGGACGAAGGCGCGGGTGGATGAGATCCTGAGCCACGGAGCCGCGCTGGACGCCCGGCGCGCGCCGTGGGACGCCCTGTGGGATGAACTGGCCGCCGTGGTCCACCCGCGGCGCGGCCTGACCTCCAGCCGCAGCGCGGCGCACACCGGCGGCCTGCCGGACCGCACGCGGATGGCGGAGTCCTTTGACGGCACGGCGATGCGGGCGAACCGCACCCTTGCCAACGGCCAGGCCGCGCGCATCACCCCCATGGGCGCGCGTTGGTTCGCGCTGCGTCCGCCGGATGAGCTGGCGGAGGAACCCTCCGCCGTCGCCTGGTACCAGAAGTGCGGGGAAGTCCTCGCGCGGAAGCTATCCGCATCCAACTTCTACAACCGCGCCCACGAACACTACCTGGACCGCGGTGCGTTCGGTACCGCCGCGCTGGAGGTCCTGCCCGGGAAACACAACCGCGGCCTGCACTTCCGCTCCTACCCCATCGGCACCTACTCCGTCGCGCACGATGAGCGGGACGAGGTGGACACCATCACCCGGCTGCTCCACCTCACACCGAAGCAGATCCTCCAGATGTTCGGGGAAAAGGACACGCCCGCCTGCGTCCTGAAAAAACTGGAGGACCCCGCCGCCGCGCTGGCCCCGCTGGAGATCCGCCACACCATCCGCCCGCGGCTGAAGCGCGACCCGCGCCGCAGCAACGCGCGGAACAAGGCATACGAAAGCACCTACATCCTCTGTGCGGAGCGGCACCTGCTGCGGGAGGAAGGCTTTGACGAGTTCCCCGTCGCCGTCTCCCGCTGGGAGCTGTGGGGCGACAGCCCGTATGGCTGGGCGCCCTCCTACCTCGCGCTGCCGGAGGCCACCCAGGCGAACTTCATCGAGCAGATGAAGGACACGCTGCTGGAGATCTCCGCGTTTCCGCGCGTCCTCTATCCGGCGAACATCAAGGGCGACATCGACTTCCGCGCGCTGGGGCTGACCTGCTATGACCCTAGTAATGGACATGAGCCGCGCGAATGGCTGACCAACGGCAGGTATGACATCGCCAAGGACGGCGCGGCGGACAAGCGGCGCGCGATCGAGGAGGCGTTCTACGTGCCGTTGTTCAGCGCCATTTCCCAACTCGACCGGACGGCCACCGCCACGGAGGTCCGCGCCATCGTCACGGAAAGCCGGGAGCTCTTCCACCCCATCTTCGCCAACCTCACGCGGGAGTTCCAGGGGCCGGTGCTGAAGCGTGCCTTCGCCATCCTGCTGCGCCAGGGGGAGCTGCCGCCGCCGCCGCCCGCCGTGCTGGGGGAGGACTCGCTGGGCACCTTCATCGCGGAGCCGTCCGTGGAGTACACCTCCATCATGGCGCTGGCGCTGGAGCAGACGCAGATCGCCAATTTTTCCGAGTGCCTGGGCGTGCTGGCCCCCATCATCCAGACGGACCCCGGCGCGCTCGACTTCCTCAACACGGACGCCATCGGCCCCGCGTTCTTCCGTTACAAGGGGCTGCCGGAACAGTTCATCCGCAGCGCGGAGGAGATCGCGGAGATCCGCGAAGGCTGGGCCCAGGCCGCCGAAATGCAGGCCGCCGCCCAGGCCACCGGAGCCGTCAAAAACCTCGGCGGCGCCCAGGGCATCCAGGAGCTTGCGGGACTCGTTGGGTGA